Below is a genomic region from Salvelinus fontinalis isolate EN_2023a chromosome 38, ASM2944872v1, whole genome shotgun sequence.
GTTTTCACAGTCCCACATCCAGGGTGGTGCCAAGCGGGTGGTTGTGTCTGCCCCCTCCCCCGACGCCCCCATGTTCGTCATGGGAGTCAACGAGGACAAGTATGACCCCTCCAGCATGACCATCGTCAGGTGAGTCCCTTTATTCCTGACCAATACATGCATGATCAAAGGGCGAACTCTTCACAAGAATGgtcctcccgggtggggcagtggtctagggcactgcatcgcagtgctagctgcgccaccagagtctctgggttcacgcccaggctctgttgcagccggccgcaaccgggaggtccgtggggcgacgcacaattggcatagtgtcgtccgggttagggagggtttggccggtagggatatccttgtctcagtatgtaaatgtaattaaaaaatgtatgcactctactgtaagtcgctctggataagagcgtctgctaaatgactaaaatgtaaaaatgtaaatgtaatagtcGACCTTTAATAACGCTAGCATAATTGATTCATCTGAATTGGTGACCTATTGTAATTCTCTCTGGTCATCCACAGCAATGCATCCTGCACCACTAACTGCCTGGCCCCCCTGGCTAAGGTCATCCACGACAACTTCGGCATCGAGGAGGCCCTCATGGTCAGTGTTTTTCTTCCATTAGACTGTCTGTCCATGCATCTTcatgaccagtatgcagggagcATCGGAATGTCTTTTTGTCCTGTGATCCATATTGACACATCCGCTGACGCTATGGAACCCATGCTCATCTTTCCCTTTTTCTCTATCTCCTGTCCTCTCAGACCACAGTCCACGCCTACACCGCCACCCAGAAGACGGTGGACGGCCCCTCTGCCAAGGCATGGCGCGATGGCCGTGGTGCCCACCAGAACATCATCCCTGCCTCCACCGGAGCTGCCAAGGCTGTGGGCAAGGTCATCCCTGAGCTCAACGGGTCAgtagtttgagtgtgtgtgtgtgtcacaggaggctggttggaatgaatggaatgacatcaaacaaTAACAtttcattgactccattccagccattattatgagccatcctcccctcagcagcctcctgtggtgggtgtgtgtgcatacatttatGTGATTGTGCCTGCTACTTATCAAAGCTGCTGAATGCAGATGTGTGCTTGACGAAAAATACTGCTTATATAAGTGCTGATGtgagccttctctctctctctgtcagcaagCTGACTGGCATGGCCTTCCGTGTGCCCGTGGCTGACGTGTCAGTGGTGGACCTAACCTGCCGCCTGTCCCGGCCCGGCAGCTACGCTGAGATCAAGGCGGCTGTCAAGAAGGCCGCTGAAGGACCCATGAAGGGATACCTGGGATACACTGAggactctgtaagttaattacaaaatatatatgtatgtcaACATGAAAGATGAGCAGAGGTGGCAATAGAGCTCAATTTCACTGGAAATGATATGCAATTATAAGTTGTAGTTTAAAAGCAGGGCTCCTAGATTACATAGATCTCTGTATACTGCAGCTGTTCTGTTGGTGTGTTTCTCACTTTTCATATTTCCTGTCCCACCAGGTTGTGTCTTCGGACTTCATTGGAGACACCCACTCCTCCATCTTTGATGCTGGCGCCGGTATCTCCCTCAACGACAACTTTGTCAAACTCATTTCCTGGTAAGTTCCTCCCTTAGAATTAGAGTAAATATTCAATCATTcttcattctaattctatagttccTCCCCTGCTAACGCTGGACCCCTTTTTGGTTATTCTCAGCCCTCAACTAAACTATGACaccatctctgtctgtttctccaggTATGACAACGAGTTCGGCTACAGCCACCGCGTCGCTGACCTGTTGCTGTACATGCATTCTAAGGAGTAACTTTCCGGCTCCAGAAGCTGGGATGGGACCACCCTCCTCTTTTACATGCACTCACACCCTCCAGTGTCACAACCCTagcacccccagccctccaccacTCTCTACAACACAAATTAGTCTGTAGTAGGCTGTGTGTACGAGTATTTGTTTTTTCCTTTACAAAAAAGTCCCACTTTGAGACTGTTTTGACTTGACAGTATGAGTTTCTGTGTCTTCCCAGAGCATTGCCGTAGATGTTTCCATACTGGCTGT
It encodes:
- the LOC129837984 gene encoding glyceraldehyde-3-phosphate dehydrogenase-like isoform X1, encoding MLVSRVCYKFGNLYSQFAQTLQHLPSRFTTTTQSTATMSDLCVGINGFGRIGRLVLRACLQKGIKVVAINDPFIDLQYMVYMFKYDSTHGRYKGEVSMEDGKLIVDDHSISVFQCMKPHEIPWGNAGADYVVESTGVFLSIDKASSHIQGGAKRVVVSAPSPDAPMFVMGVNEDKYDPSSMTIVSNASCTTNCLAPLAKVIHDNFGIEEALMTTVHAYTATQKTVDGPSAKAWRDGRGAHQNIIPASTGAAKAVGKVIPELNGKLTGMAFRVPVADVSVVDLTCRLSRPGSYAEIKAAVKKAAEGPMKGYLGYTEDSVVSSDFIGDTHSSIFDAGAGISLNDNFVKLISWYDNEFGYSHRVADLLLYMHSKE
- the LOC129837984 gene encoding glyceraldehyde-3-phosphate dehydrogenase-like isoform X2, with the translated sequence MNDKRFTTTTQSTATMSDLCVGINGFGRIGRLVLRACLQKGIKVVAINDPFIDLQYMVYMFKYDSTHGRYKGEVSMEDGKLIVDDHSISVFQCMKPHEIPWGNAGADYVVESTGVFLSIDKASSHIQGGAKRVVVSAPSPDAPMFVMGVNEDKYDPSSMTIVSNASCTTNCLAPLAKVIHDNFGIEEALMTTVHAYTATQKTVDGPSAKAWRDGRGAHQNIIPASTGAAKAVGKVIPELNGKLTGMAFRVPVADVSVVDLTCRLSRPGSYAEIKAAVKKAAEGPMKGYLGYTEDSVVSSDFIGDTHSSIFDAGAGISLNDNFVKLISWYDNEFGYSHRVADLLLYMHSKE